A genomic window from Methanovulcanius yangii includes:
- a CDS encoding nucleoside 2-deoxyribosyltransferase — MYVLVSPCICDPTLRADGITRDDDLRAFAAALDRCREFGVEAVSLPCTETAYLGTPRAPGPYRGRLDTPEFEAVCDEAEREVRNLIARRGPPVCIVGVNSSPTCGVDRWYETDDIRREGRGAFLTRFPDIPAIDVLAFARYRVYLAAPLFSEAERDFNRRLADILEEHWFRVHLPQETGDSSPERMADHTRAIYDQNLAALAEADLVVAVIDGADADSGTAWEMGYASAMGIPVFALRTDFRHAGRHERVNLMLEESSIVSGAVHHLPPLMKSPLSL, encoded by the coding sequence ATGTATGTCCTTGTAAGCCCCTGCATATGCGATCCCACCCTCCGTGCGGATGGGATCACGCGTGATGATGATCTCAGGGCCTTTGCAGCGGCGCTCGACCGCTGCCGGGAATTCGGGGTGGAGGCAGTCTCCCTCCCCTGCACGGAGACGGCCTATCTCGGCACCCCCCGGGCCCCGGGGCCCTACCGCGGACGGCTGGACACCCCGGAATTCGAGGCAGTCTGCGATGAGGCGGAACGGGAGGTCCGGAACCTGATTGCCCGGCGGGGACCGCCGGTCTGTATCGTGGGCGTCAATTCGTCCCCCACCTGCGGGGTCGACCGCTGGTACGAGACCGATGATATCCGCCGTGAAGGACGCGGAGCGTTTCTGACACGGTTCCCCGATATTCCTGCAATCGACGTCCTTGCATTTGCCCGGTACCGGGTCTATCTCGCCGCGCCGCTCTTCTCCGAAGCGGAACGGGACTTCAACCGCCGGCTGGCCGACATTCTCGAAGAGCACTGGTTCAGGGTGCACCTCCCGCAGGAGACCGGGGACAGCTCGCCGGAACGGATGGCTGACCACACCCGGGCGATCTATGATCAGAACCTCGCGGCCCTCGCCGAGGCGGACCTGGTCGTTGCGGTGATCGACGGTGCGGACGCCGATTCGGGAACGGCATGGGAGATGGGCTACGCTTCGGCGATGGGCATCCCGGTCTTCGCCCTTCGTACGGACTTTCGGCATGCCGGCCGGCACGAGCGGGTCAACCTCATGCTCGAGGAGTCGTCGATCGTCTCGGGGGCCGTGCATCACCTGCCGCCTCTCATGAAAAGCCCGCTATCCCTCTGA
- a CDS encoding ATP-binding response regulator, translating to MPKRKILVVEDEAIIAMELKETLEHLGYSVLRTVFRGEDAVLLAEKTHPDIVLMDIHLKGEVDGITAAEEISTRFNIPVIFITAHSDKETLARAIRSRPYGYLIKPFNERDLYSNIEMAIHKHRVRSKLEDDANDMVDSALNIIPEAVVIADPKGRIIRMNLEAERLTGYPLAEVKGMQVFTALGVTIPGRDTLMEKLLVSTEHAGSMVSFPSMINIRTKKGERFPMMLSTGLIREEGSTRIMEIAFVMETPPHTTVPIRGVTNAGGSTDALIRAMRPPFVSVTGDLSITSFNDAFARLCRYFGRDAPVEGIGLHRALPEFFIGDAGIIEEIINDARSFATEKAVKTATGAAVFALEYMPYSSSNGVLDSVAIQIRNISDEKLAVHRYEKILRDFRTSEKIIGEVGDLCGSLKATIARMGQVSEEEGGISQDMRREFASSKNTLEEIDIRLIELEGYRKR from the coding sequence ATGCCAAAACGGAAGATACTGGTTGTAGAGGATGAGGCGATCATCGCGATGGAGCTCAAGGAAACCCTTGAGCATCTCGGATATTCGGTGCTGCGGACCGTATTCCGGGGGGAGGATGCGGTCCTCCTCGCCGAGAAGACGCATCCGGATATCGTTCTGATGGATATTCACCTGAAAGGAGAGGTCGACGGGATCACCGCCGCCGAGGAGATCTCGACACGGTTCAACATTCCGGTCATCTTCATCACCGCCCATTCCGACAAGGAAACCCTCGCCCGCGCCATCCGCTCACGCCCGTACGGCTACCTCATCAAACCGTTCAACGAACGCGACCTCTACTCCAATATCGAGATGGCCATCCACAAGCACCGGGTGCGCTCCAAACTGGAGGATGATGCCAATGATATGGTGGATTCCGCCCTCAATATCATCCCGGAGGCCGTGGTCATCGCCGACCCCAAAGGCCGCATCATACGCATGAACCTCGAGGCTGAGCGCCTGACCGGCTATCCCCTCGCAGAGGTGAAGGGGATGCAGGTCTTCACCGCCCTGGGCGTCACCATCCCCGGCAGGGACACCCTGATGGAGAAGCTCCTCGTCTCGACGGAACATGCGGGATCGATGGTCTCCTTCCCCTCGATGATCAATATACGCACCAAGAAGGGGGAGCGGTTCCCGATGATGCTCTCCACGGGCCTGATCCGCGAAGAGGGAAGCACCCGGATCATGGAGATCGCCTTTGTCATGGAGACGCCGCCGCACACCACGGTCCCCATCCGGGGGGTGACAAACGCCGGAGGGAGTACGGACGCCCTTATCCGGGCGATGCGACCGCCCTTTGTGAGCGTGACGGGGGATCTCTCCATCACATCATTCAACGACGCATTTGCACGCCTCTGCCGGTATTTCGGCCGTGACGCACCGGTGGAAGGCATCGGGCTGCACCGGGCGCTGCCGGAATTTTTCATCGGGGATGCCGGTATCATCGAGGAGATCATCAATGATGCCAGAAGCTTTGCCACCGAAAAGGCCGTCAAGACGGCGACGGGAGCGGCGGTCTTTGCGCTTGAGTATATGCCGTATTCATCCTCAAACGGGGTACTGGACAGCGTCGCCATCCAGATACGGAACATCTCCGATGAGAAACTCGCCGTTCACCGTTATGAAAAAATCCTCCGCGATTTCAGGACCTCGGAAAAGATCATCGGTGAGGTCGGGGACCTCTGCGGCTCCCTCAAGGCAACCATTGCCCGCATGGGGCAGGTAAGCGAGGAGGAGGGGGGGATATCGCAGGATATGCGGCGTGAATTTGCGTCGTCTAAAAACACCCTCGAGGAGATCGATATCCGTCTCATCGAACTTGAGGGATACCGCAAGCGGTAA
- a CDS encoding PGF-pre-PGF domain-containing protein produces MKTWKILMGILLACVLVMPTPAPMPSVDVDANWTAGVKDLGDTVDYSAVSFDNGGRAHMGIAFSDGVVWHLNYVNELLSGDFSIVNGPSGPSLLGEEHVVGPAGAVSTGGTQYMSYLYTDSSLVMSQLWLSYSDDGVTWHQSIIVPSFLATTGDDSWTAIALDSSENVHIIYKNPVTGVLTHAWYNEPAWENDPIAPNAGPVPSVAATPGGGLLVSYFDTATTSLRVIAYDPSGGWDVAGATDIFSTPIPITQHAIAVDSAGYGRLLFVAQLSDLDGEKLYLAEQDAGGWSTGPAIDGSTIATQFRGVDLAMDGTTVHGAYSMIEGGLNTLRYVTGSSGTLETSALAAPADTPPYNYYFAYPGISYDGEKPVIGSCFFNNESNSLLYVLRPVFNPTFTAEPSSGEAPLTVTVTATSPLVTPSSVAWDFGNGDTGTGMTDTTVYDGPGSYTITMSATSETASVIREQTITVTAPPMGDDSTLPEPESQRASSTEGGPGNMTWATFNFTSEPVKAIEILGYVVPEDTVASVLSLNGPPDDTVPSGQVWRYLEMSLAGITKTDVLGAYIRFRIPEQVILSSGYTTEDVALVHLTEDGWELLPTILEKKEGAYVYYRAYTPGFSYFAIIFDEKATIRDLPELEQVIEENVSGNDEQTVEPEATPTGKDANVTATPEVTPTEPTATPIPSVTVPVPETTPTQSPAPLATLIGGLAACGVWAAWRRK; encoded by the coding sequence ATGAAGACATGGAAAATACTGATGGGGATCCTGCTGGCCTGCGTGCTGGTGATGCCGACGCCGGCGCCGATGCCGAGTGTGGATGTGGATGCGAACTGGACTGCCGGAGTGAAGGATCTCGGCGATACGGTGGATTATTCTGCTGTCTCCTTCGACAACGGCGGACGTGCACATATGGGGATTGCGTTTTCAGATGGAGTAGTCTGGCATTTAAATTACGTGAATGAACTGCTATCCGGAGATTTCTCAATAGTGAATGGGCCGAGTGGACCGTCACTCTTGGGAGAAGAGCATGTGGTCGGCCCCGCAGGCGCCGTTTCCACCGGCGGGACGCAGTATATGAGCTACCTCTATACCGATAGCTCCCTCGTTATGAGTCAACTCTGGCTCTCCTATAGCGACGACGGTGTAACGTGGCATCAAAGTATCATCGTACCATCCTTCTTAGCCACAACCGGAGATGACAGCTGGACGGCAATCGCACTCGACAGTTCTGAAAATGTCCATATCATCTACAAAAATCCGGTCACAGGAGTTCTCACCCACGCCTGGTACAATGAACCCGCGTGGGAAAACGACCCGATTGCACCCAATGCCGGACCCGTCCCATCAGTGGCGGCAACACCGGGTGGCGGCCTTCTCGTCAGTTACTTCGATACAGCCACCACCTCGCTCAGGGTCATTGCATATGATCCCTCCGGAGGGTGGGACGTTGCCGGGGCGACAGACATATTCTCCACACCCATCCCCATCACCCAGCATGCCATCGCCGTCGATAGTGCCGGATACGGGCGGCTGCTCTTTGTGGCCCAGCTCTCCGACCTCGACGGCGAGAAATTGTACCTTGCAGAGCAGGATGCAGGAGGATGGAGCACCGGCCCGGCAATCGACGGATCAACGATTGCCACGCAATTCCGCGGGGTGGATCTCGCAATGGACGGGACCACCGTCCACGGTGCCTACTCGATGATTGAAGGCGGACTCAACACGCTGCGGTATGTGACCGGCAGCAGCGGAACACTTGAAACGTCGGCGCTGGCTGCTCCCGCCGATACTCCTCCCTACAACTACTACTTCGCATATCCTGGCATTTCGTATGACGGCGAAAAACCGGTTATCGGTTCGTGTTTCTTCAATAACGAAAGCAATTCACTCCTGTATGTACTCCGCCCCGTCTTCAACCCCACCTTCACCGCCGAACCCTCCTCGGGAGAGGCCCCCCTCACCGTCACCGTGACGGCGACCTCCCCTCTCGTCACCCCGTCCTCGGTCGCGTGGGACTTCGGCAACGGTGACACCGGCACCGGGATGACCGACACCACGGTCTATGACGGCCCCGGAAGCTATACGATCACGATGAGCGCGACCTCCGAAACGGCCAGCGTCATCAGGGAGCAGACCATAACGGTCACCGCTCCTCCCATGGGCGACGATTCCACTCTTCCCGAACCGGAGAGCCAGCGGGCTTCCTCCACAGAGGGCGGACCCGGTAATATGACATGGGCCACCTTCAACTTCACGAGCGAACCGGTGAAGGCAATCGAAATCCTCGGATATGTCGTCCCGGAGGACACGGTCGCTTCGGTGCTCAGCCTGAACGGGCCACCCGATGACACGGTGCCCTCCGGACAGGTCTGGCGCTATCTGGAGATGAGCCTTGCCGGCATCACGAAGACAGACGTGCTCGGCGCATACATCAGATTCAGAATTCCCGAACAGGTGATTCTCTCCTCCGGCTACACCACGGAGGATGTCGCCCTCGTGCACCTGACGGAGGACGGGTGGGAACTCCTTCCGACGATACTCGAGAAGAAGGAGGGGGCCTATGTCTACTACCGCGCCTATACGCCGGGTTTTTCTTACTTTGCGATCATCTTTGACGAGAAGGCCACCATCCGCGACCTGCCCGAGCTCGAACAGGTGATCGAAGAGAATGTCTCAGGCAACGATGAACAGACGGTCGAACCGGAAGCGACCCCCACCGGGAAAGACGCCAATGTCACAGCCACTCCGGAGGTAACGCCCACCGAACCGACGGCAACCCCCATCCCCTCGGTGACGGTCCCCGTCCCGGAGACGACCCCCACCCAATCCCCCGCACCCCTTGCCACACTCATTGGCGGTCTTGCGGCCTGTGGTGTATGGGCGGCATGGCGGCGAAAATAA
- a CDS encoding DUF367 family protein, whose amino-acid sequence MIPLLAYRDNSCDPKKCSVKKLGRLGYVRVVDSLKKIPKSSLILDPNAKQALSPADKGVPSITVLDCSWEVLDDIVVRTWPLRRALPFLVAANPGHFGRPCMLNSVEALAATLWILGEEEQATEILARFGWGMRFLEVNAEPLREYAAARDSAEVVAIQECYL is encoded by the coding sequence ATGATACCTCTCCTTGCCTACCGCGACAACTCCTGCGACCCGAAGAAATGCTCGGTGAAGAAACTCGGCCGCCTCGGGTATGTCAGGGTGGTCGATTCGCTGAAAAAAATCCCGAAATCCAGCCTCATTCTCGACCCAAATGCGAAGCAGGCACTCTCCCCCGCCGATAAGGGGGTGCCGTCGATCACGGTTTTGGACTGTTCATGGGAGGTGCTCGACGACATCGTGGTGCGGACCTGGCCGCTTCGCCGTGCACTCCCCTTCCTCGTTGCCGCCAATCCGGGCCATTTCGGGCGCCCCTGCATGCTCAACTCGGTCGAGGCGCTCGCCGCCACCCTCTGGATTCTGGGAGAGGAAGAGCAGGCGACGGAGATCCTCGCCCGCTTCGGCTGGGGCATGCGGTTTCTTGAGGTGAACGCCGAACCATTGCGGGAGTATGCCGCCGCCCGCGACTCGGCGGAAGTCGTCGCGATTCAGGAGTGCTATCTCTAA